The following proteins come from a genomic window of Shewanella halifaxensis HAW-EB4:
- the upp gene encoding uracil phosphoribosyltransferase yields MKVVEVKHPLVRHKIGLMREGNISTKRFRELAAEVGSLLTYEATADFETEKVTIDGWNGPVEIEQIKGKKVTVVPILRAGLGMMDGVLEHVPSARISVVGIYRDEETLEPVPYFEKLASDMPSRIALVVDPMLATGGSMISTIDLLKERGCTAIKALVLVAAPEGVAALEKAHPDIELYTASIDDCLNEQGYILPGLGDAGDKIFGTK; encoded by the coding sequence ATGAAAGTCGTTGAAGTTAAACATCCTTTAGTCCGTCATAAAATTGGATTAATGCGCGAAGGTAACATCAGTACCAAACGTTTTCGCGAATTAGCGGCAGAAGTGGGCAGTTTACTAACATATGAAGCAACGGCTGACTTTGAAACTGAAAAGGTCACTATCGATGGTTGGAATGGTCCTGTTGAAATTGAACAGATCAAGGGTAAGAAGGTCACTGTAGTGCCTATCTTACGTGCCGGTCTTGGTATGATGGATGGCGTTTTAGAGCACGTTCCTAGTGCGCGTATCTCTGTTGTTGGTATTTACCGTGACGAAGAGACTCTTGAGCCAGTTCCATACTTTGAAAAGCTAGCCAGTGACATGCCTTCACGTATTGCGTTAGTGGTTGACCCAATGCTTGCGACGGGTGGTTCGATGATCTCTACAATCGACCTGCTAAAAGAGCGCGGCTGTACAGCGATTAAAGCGCTAGTACTTGTTGCTGCGCCAGAAGGTGTTGCAGCTCTAGAGAAAGCGCATCCAGACATTGAGCTTTATACTGCGTCTATCGATGACTGCCTAAATGAGCAAGGTTATATCTTGCCAGGTCTTGGTGATGCGGGTGATAAGATTTTCGGTACTAAATAA
- a CDS encoding Na+/H+ antiporter family protein: MNAVVISVCLMLGLSLARVNVVIALTISALVAGLVGGMSLQNTVDAFNTGLGGGAQIALSYALLGAFAVALSHSGLTTLISQKVIKSLGKEQSPSNLNRVRWMLLLSILAMAVSSQNVLPIHIAFIPILIPPLLHVMSKLHLDRRLVACVLTFGLVTTYMILPVGFGGIFLNDILLANLNSNGLNANLAQIPPAMLLPALGMITGLLFAVFVTYRKPREYKEELILQAEPEEGLNKRNIVIAVIAVLSTLATQLFTGSMIFGALIGFIIFSFSGALKHVADQDVFNQGVRMMANIGFIMISAAGFAAVVKETGDVMNLVTSLSDIIGDNKALAAFLMLIVGLLITMGIGSSFSTIPIIATIYVPLALSFGFSVPATIALVGTAAALGDAGSPASDSTLGPTAGLNADGQHDHMKDSVIPTFIHYNIPLLVFGWAAAMVL, from the coding sequence ATGAATGCTGTTGTCATATCCGTTTGCCTGATGCTTGGCTTAAGCCTTGCGCGAGTTAACGTTGTTATCGCACTTACAATTAGTGCATTGGTTGCAGGTCTTGTCGGCGGCATGAGCTTGCAAAATACTGTTGACGCCTTTAATACAGGGCTTGGTGGCGGCGCACAAATTGCGTTAAGTTATGCTTTGCTTGGTGCGTTTGCAGTTGCCTTGTCCCACTCAGGCCTAACAACATTGATCTCACAGAAAGTAATCAAGTCTCTTGGTAAAGAGCAGTCTCCTAGCAACTTAAACCGAGTGCGCTGGATGCTATTACTTTCAATTTTGGCGATGGCAGTCTCTTCTCAAAACGTGCTACCTATTCATATCGCGTTTATCCCCATTTTAATCCCGCCACTACTGCATGTGATGTCTAAACTGCATCTAGACCGACGGTTAGTGGCCTGTGTGCTTACATTTGGTTTAGTTACAACTTATATGATCCTACCTGTCGGCTTTGGCGGTATTTTCCTAAATGATATTTTGTTAGCAAACCTTAATAGTAACGGTCTGAATGCGAACCTAGCGCAGATCCCTCCTGCGATGCTGCTACCGGCTTTGGGGATGATTACAGGTCTGCTTTTCGCGGTATTTGTCACTTACCGCAAACCACGAGAGTATAAAGAAGAGTTAATCCTGCAAGCGGAGCCTGAAGAAGGGCTCAACAAGCGTAATATCGTTATCGCTGTCATTGCAGTGCTTTCAACCTTAGCGACGCAGCTTTTTACTGGCTCGATGATCTTTGGTGCATTAATTGGTTTTATTATCTTTAGCTTCTCTGGTGCGCTAAAGCATGTCGCCGATCAGGATGTATTTAACCAAGGCGTGCGCATGATGGCTAATATCGGTTTTATCATGATCTCAGCAGCCGGCTTTGCTGCCGTGGTAAAAGAAACTGGTGACGTGATGAACTTAGTTACTTCCCTAAGCGATATTATTGGAGATAATAAAGCGCTTGCGGCCTTCTTGATGCTGATTGTTGGACTGTTAATCACCATGGGAATTGGATCATCATTTTCAACAATTCCAATTATTGCCACTATCTATGTGCCATTAGCACTGAGTTTTGGCTTCTCTGTACCAGCCACAATAGCATTAGTGGGCACAGCTGCAGCATTAGGTGATGCGGGCTCGCCAGCATCAGACTCAACTTTAGGTCCAACCGCGGGTCTTAATGCCGATGGTCAGCATGACCATATGAAAGACAGCGTTATCCCAACCTTTATCCACTACAACATTCCACTGCTGGTATTTGGCTGGGCTGCAGCCATGGTGCTTTAA
- a CDS encoding peroxiredoxin, translating into MSVLVGRPAPDFTAAAVLGNGEIIDTFNLSEAIKGKTAVVFFYPLDFTFVCPSELIAFDHRMDEFKKRGVEVIGVSIDSQFTHNAWRNTPVDKGGIGQVQYTLVADVKHEICKAYDVEHPEAGVAFRGSFLIDKEGQVRHQVVNDLPLGRNVDEMIRMVDALHFHEEHGDVCPAGWEKGDKGMDASPEGVASYLTDNANNL; encoded by the coding sequence ATGAGCGTATTAGTTGGCCGTCCGGCCCCTGATTTTACTGCTGCTGCAGTACTAGGTAATGGTGAGATTATTGATACCTTTAACCTGTCTGAAGCAATTAAAGGAAAGACTGCCGTAGTATTCTTCTACCCATTAGATTTTACTTTCGTGTGCCCATCAGAGTTAATTGCTTTTGATCACCGCATGGACGAGTTCAAGAAGCGTGGCGTTGAAGTTATCGGTGTTTCAATCGATTCTCAGTTTACTCATAACGCATGGCGTAACACGCCAGTAGACAAGGGTGGAATTGGGCAAGTTCAATATACGCTAGTTGCTGATGTTAAGCATGAGATCTGTAAAGCATACGATGTTGAGCATCCAGAAGCGGGAGTTGCATTCCGTGGTTCATTCCTTATCGACAAAGAAGGTCAGGTTCGCCACCAAGTGGTTAACGATCTACCACTTGGTCGTAACGTAGACGAAATGATCCGTATGGTTGATGCACTTCACTTCCATGAAGAGCACGGTGATGTATGTCCTGCGGGTTGGGAAAAAGGGGACAAAGGTATGGACGCAAGCCCAGAAGGCGTTGCTTCTTACCTGACTGATAATGCAAACAACTTATAA
- the rnt gene encoding ribonuclease T, which translates to MTDTFDPNLLKNRFRGYFPVVIDVETAGFNAKTDALLEIAVSMLKMDDEGVLSLDKTLHFNIEPFEGSNLEPEALAFTGIDPTSPLRGAVSEKEAFLEIFKEVKKAQKAAGCHRSIIVAHNAAFDHGFVTQAIERNALKRTPFHPFATFDTAALAGLAIGHTVLAKACAMAGIAFDNREAHSALYDTERTAELFCLIVNRWKALGGWPFIADEVEVEVEVEEVEPQETIES; encoded by the coding sequence ATGACAGACACTTTCGACCCTAATTTATTGAAAAACCGCTTTAGAGGGTATTTCCCAGTGGTCATTGATGTTGAAACCGCAGGTTTTAACGCAAAAACTGATGCGCTATTAGAAATCGCTGTCAGTATGTTAAAGATGGACGATGAAGGTGTTCTCAGTCTTGATAAGACATTACATTTTAATATTGAGCCGTTCGAAGGGTCAAACCTTGAGCCTGAGGCCTTAGCATTTACAGGTATCGACCCAACCAGCCCTCTTCGTGGTGCCGTCAGTGAAAAAGAAGCATTCTTAGAGATCTTTAAAGAGGTTAAAAAAGCGCAAAAAGCCGCAGGCTGTCATCGCAGTATTATTGTTGCTCACAACGCAGCCTTCGATCATGGCTTTGTGACTCAAGCTATTGAGCGTAATGCGCTTAAGCGCACGCCGTTTCATCCATTTGCAACCTTTGATACAGCTGCTCTTGCAGGTTTAGCAATTGGACACACCGTGCTGGCAAAAGCCTGTGCTATGGCGGGAATAGCCTTCGATAATCGTGAAGCACACTCAGCCCTATATGATACAGAGCGTACTGCTGAGCTATTTTGCTTAATTGTAAACCGCTGGAAAGCCCTAGGTGGTTGGCCTTTTATTGCTGATGAAGTAGAAGTAGAAGTTGAAGTTGAAGAAGTGGAACCTCAAGAAACGATTGAGTCTTAA
- a CDS encoding flagellar protein MotY produces MRLWLILTSLLLLPFSVNADLRQYVASLEESQWRLSGNNPVMCRLEHDIPSYGKAVFTSYAGKDHNLNFSLDMWVKPDQVTQAKLMSMAPAWRPGILSKEITELTYQKYFSGEVPRNAAWSMLAELESGMQPTFYYADWYNESNKIAVGLSAVNFRRQYSEFKSCLASLLPYSFEDIAFTVLTYESGGTELTRYAKSQIAKVQEYLAYDKNVDLVLIDAYTDSYGGRSANQRVSEQRADSVKELFVASGIGQNRIHTLGHGERRHVASNQTIDERSRNRRVVIRISKPL; encoded by the coding sequence ATGCGGCTTTGGCTAATTTTAACATCATTATTGTTGCTACCTTTTTCTGTAAATGCAGATTTGAGGCAATATGTGGCTTCTTTAGAAGAGTCGCAGTGGCGGCTGAGCGGTAATAATCCGGTGATGTGTCGTCTTGAACATGACATCCCCTCTTATGGCAAAGCGGTATTTACCAGTTATGCAGGCAAAGATCATAACCTGAATTTTAGCCTCGATATGTGGGTTAAGCCGGATCAGGTAACTCAGGCTAAATTAATGAGCATGGCGCCCGCTTGGCGCCCTGGTATATTGTCGAAAGAGATCACTGAACTGACCTATCAAAAGTACTTTAGCGGTGAAGTTCCGCGTAACGCTGCTTGGTCTATGTTAGCCGAGCTTGAAAGTGGCATGCAGCCGACATTTTACTATGCCGATTGGTATAACGAATCGAATAAAATAGCGGTCGGACTTTCAGCGGTGAACTTTAGACGTCAATACTCCGAATTTAAGTCTTGTTTAGCTTCGTTGTTACCATATTCCTTTGAAGATATTGCCTTTACGGTATTAACTTATGAATCAGGTGGCACAGAACTTACTCGCTATGCCAAGTCACAGATCGCCAAAGTGCAAGAGTATTTAGCCTATGATAAGAATGTCGACTTGGTACTGATTGATGCCTACACAGATAGTTATGGTGGTCGCAGTGCTAACCAAAGGGTTTCAGAGCAGCGTGCTGATTCAGTAAAAGAGTTATTTGTTGCAAGTGGTATTGGTCAAAACCGCATTCACACATTGGGCCATGGTGAAAGAAGACATGTGGCATCGAATCAAACGATAGATGAACGTTCTCGTAATCGCCGGGTTGTGATTAGAATTAGTAAACCGTTATAA
- a CDS encoding prolyl oligopeptidase family serine peptidase → MRIHSILTKKHLLAIGLGLAVVGCQSQPTIEESATTVKSNTGGVVETIHGVEVADPYRYLEVESEQTHKWVSEQQGAGHAYLANIENKQAIVERITELWNFEKISAPFEKGDNTFYYRNDGLQAQSVLYVKSGDGEARVVLDPNRFSDDGTVALSGVSVSDDGKTLAYGISKSGSDWQAWHFVDVATGKKLKDELDWIKFSSAVWDHDNTGVYYARYDAPEGGNALADVNFNQKVYFHKIGTPQSADTLIYERPQNKDWGFGIEVSESGDYLLLYISQGTDSRNRFFYKSLKEPQAQVVELIPDLEAEYSFIGNNKSVFYFKTDYNAPNGKVIAIDVNNNAKGNWKTVISELNDPISDIAIINEHMVVSYLHDVLGKLTIYNMNGDKRQDVILPGKGKVAGPYGKRSKDYFYYVFNSYTQPQTTYKFDFKTGESTVYSKPQVSFDPSNYTSEQVFYTSKDGTKVPMMISYKKGLKKDSQNPTLLYAYGGFAISMTPRFSPANIAWMDMGGVYAVPNLRGGAEYGESWHQAGMFDKKQNVFDDYYAAAEYLIEHDYTNSSKLGAYGRSNGGLLMGATLTQRPELFAAVLPAVGVLDMLRFQKFTIGWAWTSEYGSADNAEQFPALYAYSPYHNLKEQAYPATMVMTADHDDRVVPLHSFKFGALMQDKQQGDAPVIMRIESKAGHGAGKPTSMKIDEFADIYSFLWHNFGLQVPAKIGQ, encoded by the coding sequence ATGCGAATTCACTCGATACTAACTAAAAAGCATTTGTTAGCCATTGGCTTAGGCCTAGCTGTGGTAGGTTGCCAGTCACAACCGACAATAGAAGAATCTGCGACTACCGTTAAGAGCAATACTGGCGGCGTAGTGGAAACAATCCATGGCGTAGAGGTTGCAGACCCTTATCGCTATCTAGAAGTTGAGTCTGAGCAGACCCATAAATGGGTTAGCGAACAGCAGGGCGCTGGTCATGCTTATCTAGCCAATATTGAAAATAAGCAGGCCATTGTCGAACGTATCACCGAACTTTGGAATTTTGAGAAAATCTCTGCGCCGTTCGAAAAGGGTGACAATACCTTCTATTATCGAAACGACGGCTTGCAAGCTCAATCTGTACTCTATGTTAAAAGTGGTGATGGCGAGGCACGAGTTGTACTCGATCCTAACCGTTTTTCGGATGATGGTACGGTAGCGCTGTCAGGTGTGTCGGTCAGTGATGATGGCAAAACCTTGGCCTATGGGATCTCTAAGTCAGGCTCAGATTGGCAGGCATGGCACTTTGTTGATGTTGCTACGGGGAAGAAACTTAAAGATGAACTTGATTGGATAAAGTTCTCTAGTGCGGTTTGGGATCACGATAACACAGGAGTCTATTACGCACGCTATGATGCTCCTGAAGGCGGCAATGCCCTAGCTGATGTGAATTTCAATCAGAAAGTTTACTTTCACAAAATAGGTACACCGCAAAGTGCAGATACTTTAATTTATGAAAGACCTCAGAATAAAGATTGGGGTTTTGGCATCGAAGTTTCAGAGAGCGGCGATTATCTATTACTGTATATCTCACAAGGGACAGATAGCCGAAATCGCTTCTTCTATAAGTCACTGAAGGAGCCGCAAGCTCAAGTTGTCGAGCTTATCCCTGACTTAGAAGCTGAATATAGCTTTATCGGTAACAATAAATCAGTGTTCTACTTCAAAACTGATTACAATGCACCGAATGGCAAAGTGATTGCTATTGATGTGAATAATAATGCTAAAGGTAATTGGAAGACGGTCATTTCTGAGCTTAATGATCCTATCAGTGACATCGCGATTATTAATGAACACATGGTGGTGAGCTACCTACATGACGTGTTAGGCAAGTTGACGATTTACAACATGAATGGTGATAAGCGCCAAGATGTCATTTTACCGGGCAAAGGTAAGGTAGCAGGCCCTTACGGAAAGCGCAGTAAAGATTACTTCTACTATGTTTTCAACAGTTACACTCAGCCTCAAACAACCTACAAGTTTGATTTTAAAACTGGTGAGTCAACCGTTTACTCTAAGCCTCAAGTCTCTTTTGACCCTAGTAATTATACCTCTGAGCAGGTTTTTTACACCAGTAAAGACGGTACGAAAGTGCCGATGATGATCTCTTATAAGAAGGGATTAAAGAAAGATAGTCAGAATCCAACACTGTTGTACGCCTATGGCGGTTTTGCCATCTCGATGACACCTCGCTTTAGCCCAGCGAATATCGCTTGGATGGATATGGGTGGCGTGTATGCTGTGCCAAACCTTCGAGGTGGTGCTGAATACGGTGAAAGCTGGCATCAAGCGGGGATGTTCGATAAAAAGCAGAATGTGTTTGATGATTATTACGCGGCGGCGGAGTATTTGATCGAACATGATTATACTAACTCTTCTAAGTTAGGCGCGTATGGCCGCAGTAACGGTGGTTTGTTGATGGGGGCGACTCTGACTCAACGACCAGAGCTATTTGCGGCTGTTCTGCCAGCGGTTGGCGTTTTGGATATGCTACGTTTCCAAAAGTTTACCATCGGCTGGGCCTGGACCAGTGAATACGGTAGCGCCGATAATGCTGAGCAGTTCCCGGCACTTTATGCTTATTCGCCATATCATAACCTTAAAGAGCAAGCGTATCCGGCGACGATGGTAATGACAGCCGATCATGACGATCGCGTGGTGCCGCTTCATAGCTTTAAGTTTGGTGCCTTGATGCAAGATAAGCAGCAGGGTGATGCGCCAGTCATTATGCGTATTGAGTCAAAGGCCGGTCATGGCGCGGGTAAGCCGACCTCGATGAAGATTGATGAGTTCGCCGATATCTATAGTTTCCTTTGGCATAACTTTGGCCTTCAGGTACCCGCTAAAATTGGTCAGTAA
- the ybgC gene encoding tol-pal system-associated acyl-CoA thioesterase: protein MFRWPISVYYEDTDAGGVVYHSNYLKFFERARTEWLRAMGVSQSTLLADDIAFVVKRAALDFCKAARFEQNLIVETKVIQLKKASLVFEQRLIDEQGVVYCEAEILVACIALSRMRPQAIPQNIAQEFKVGS, encoded by the coding sequence ATGTTTCGTTGGCCTATTTCGGTTTATTATGAAGATACTGACGCTGGTGGTGTTGTTTACCATTCAAATTACCTAAAGTTTTTTGAGCGAGCGCGCACCGAATGGTTGCGTGCTATGGGAGTGAGCCAAAGCACTCTGTTAGCAGATGATATTGCGTTTGTCGTAAAACGTGCCGCATTAGATTTTTGTAAAGCCGCGCGTTTTGAACAGAACCTTATTGTTGAAACCAAGGTCATACAACTTAAGAAAGCATCATTGGTGTTTGAACAACGCTTAATTGACGAGCAAGGTGTCGTGTATTGCGAAGCAGAAATTCTGGTTGCTTGTATCGCGCTATCACGTATGAGACCTCAAGCTATTCCCCAAAATATTGCGCAGGAGTTTAAAGTTGGAAGCTGA
- the tolQ gene encoding protein TolQ — translation MEADISFIGLFLQASLLVKFVMLTLLSLSIASWAVIIQRRKLLNAAKNDALKFEDKFWSGVDLNKLYQELSARQDSNTGLEALFVTGFKEYARLNKLNGRVPEAVMDGSYRAMRVSLSRELEKLETHLPLLATIGSTSPYIGLFGTVWGIMNSFIALGAVENATLAMVAPGIAEALIATAMGLFAAIPAVIAYNRFSTQVEKIEMSYANFMEEFSSILHRQAYSEKEQA, via the coding sequence TTGGAAGCTGATATTTCTTTTATTGGATTATTTTTACAAGCAAGTCTACTGGTTAAATTTGTTATGTTGACTCTGCTTAGTCTATCAATCGCTTCATGGGCGGTCATTATTCAGCGCCGTAAACTGCTTAATGCGGCAAAAAATGATGCTTTAAAATTCGAAGATAAGTTTTGGTCAGGTGTCGATTTAAATAAGCTTTATCAAGAATTGTCGGCAAGACAAGACAGTAATACCGGTCTTGAAGCCTTGTTTGTAACTGGTTTTAAAGAGTACGCCCGCCTAAATAAGTTAAATGGCCGGGTGCCAGAAGCGGTGATGGATGGCAGTTATCGCGCGATGCGTGTGTCGCTATCTCGTGAACTTGAAAAACTCGAAACTCACTTACCCTTGCTCGCGACTATTGGTTCAACCAGCCCCTATATTGGCCTATTCGGTACGGTTTGGGGGATCATGAACTCCTTTATTGCACTCGGCGCGGTAGAAAATGCCACCCTTGCTATGGTCGCGCCAGGTATTGCAGAAGCCTTGATTGCGACGGCAATGGGTCTGTTTGCTGCTATTCCAGCCGTTATTGCCTATAACCGTTTTTCAACCCAAGTTGAAAAGATTGAAATGTCTTATGCCAACTTTATGGAAGAGTTCTCAAGCATTTTGCATCGCCAAGCATACAGCGAGAAGGAACAGGCATAA
- the tolR gene encoding protein TolR, with protein sequence MHQGYQRKRRRPVAEINVVPYIDVMLVLLIIFMVTAPIVTQGVKVDLPQGQAESLPADSKPPVVASIDAMGEYYLDVGSSSTKEVLELEDVAVRVGAIIQLEPERPVVVKADRSIPYEKVIQLMVTLQGAGVPSVGLMTDSPEDK encoded by the coding sequence ATGCATCAAGGCTACCAAAGGAAGCGCCGTCGTCCCGTCGCTGAAATTAACGTGGTGCCCTATATCGATGTGATGTTGGTACTGCTGATTATCTTCATGGTGACTGCGCCGATTGTTACCCAGGGGGTGAAAGTCGATTTGCCTCAAGGACAAGCCGAATCTTTACCAGCAGATAGTAAACCTCCTGTCGTTGCATCGATTGATGCCATGGGTGAGTATTACTTAGATGTTGGTAGCTCTAGCACTAAAGAGGTTCTAGAGTTGGAAGACGTCGCAGTGCGTGTTGGCGCGATTATTCAGCTAGAACCTGAGCGCCCAGTTGTAGTTAAAGCCGATCGCTCAATCCCTTATGAAAAAGTGATCCAGTTGATGGTGACACTGCAAGGTGCTGGTGTGCCGTCAGTGGGGTTAATGACTGATTCGCCGGAGGATAAATAA
- the tolA gene encoding cell envelope integrity protein TolA, producing the protein MAAKSDLTLPVAISAGIHIGVIIILILGVDFSEKPKVQPQASAPAMQAVVVDQKKVAQHVERLKADKREAERKEKARQDEADRRVREARKEREREQAQIKKLEQERKQKEIETKNAADAAKAAQLKQKQEKEKADKAEADRKQKEKERKASEEAAKKAADKRKAEEAAAKKAEDERKRKAEAERKRKAEEKARREQEQMMQDALAAEQAALSQTRNKQVMNEVQRYTSMIRATIQRNLVVDESMRGKSCRVFIRLANDGFVTASQTLDGDSVVCRATKAAINKAGRLPVSNEPDVYNKLKEINLTVQPEFN; encoded by the coding sequence GTGGCGGCTAAATCAGATTTAACCCTTCCGGTTGCAATTTCAGCTGGAATTCATATTGGCGTGATAATTATTCTCATTTTAGGCGTGGATTTTTCAGAAAAGCCTAAAGTGCAGCCACAAGCAAGCGCCCCCGCTATGCAGGCTGTGGTTGTGGATCAAAAAAAGGTCGCGCAGCACGTTGAAAGGCTTAAAGCGGATAAACGTGAAGCTGAGCGTAAAGAAAAAGCCCGTCAAGATGAAGCTGATAGACGAGTGCGTGAAGCACGTAAAGAGCGTGAACGCGAACAGGCACAAATTAAGAAACTTGAGCAAGAGCGTAAACAAAAAGAGATTGAAACTAAAAATGCAGCTGACGCAGCAAAAGCGGCGCAGTTAAAGCAGAAACAGGAAAAAGAGAAAGCGGATAAGGCTGAAGCAGATCGCAAGCAGAAAGAGAAAGAACGTAAAGCCTCTGAAGAAGCAGCGAAAAAAGCAGCGGATAAACGTAAAGCTGAAGAAGCGGCAGCTAAAAAAGCCGAAGACGAGCGAAAACGAAAAGCCGAAGCTGAACGTAAGCGAAAAGCGGAAGAAAAAGCCAGACGTGAGCAAGAGCAGATGATGCAAGATGCATTGGCTGCTGAGCAAGCGGCACTTTCTCAGACCCGTAATAAGCAAGTCATGAATGAAGTACAACGTTATACCTCGATGATCAGAGCGACTATTCAACGTAACTTAGTGGTTGATGAGTCTATGCGAGGTAAAAGTTGTCGAGTCTTCATCCGCTTAGCTAATGATGGTTTTGTGACCGCGAGCCAAACGCTCGATGGAGACAGTGTAGTTTGTCGCGCAACAAAAGCGGCGATAAATAAAGCGGGTAGGTTACCTGTATCGAATGAGCCTGACGTTTATAACAAGCTCAAAGAAATCAATTTAACAGTTCAACCCGAGTTCAATTAA
- the tolB gene encoding Tol-Pal system beta propeller repeat protein TolB produces MKIFGKWLLVTLLICSMPVKAALDIVITEGIDAARPIAVIPFVWQGTGPMPSQISDVVMSDLARSGTFSPADELSLPQRGISTLAQFNASAWMTQPAEAVVMGSIKPYGGDKYLVSFELIDLVKAQLQPDSQSAQDLVIDSRETIITAAQFRQYGHRISDVVYEKLTGIRGAFLTRIAYVVVNHGEKSPYKLMISDYDGYNEQMLLRSPEPLMSPSWSPDGQRLAYVSFENRKAEIYVQNIYTQQRTNVTSFDGINGAPVFSPDGKKLAVTLSKDGQPEVYVVDIATKAIKRVTNHYAIDTEPSWFPDGKSLLITSERGGRPQLYRVFLDSGKISRLTFEGEWNLGGSIAPDGRSIIFVNRTNGKFNIARMDLETRFMQVLTSTRLDESPSVAPNGTMVIYGTTYQGKQVLAAVSMDGRFKARLPVGQGEVKSPSWSPFL; encoded by the coding sequence ATGAAAATTTTTGGGAAATGGTTGCTGGTAACCCTGCTTATTTGCAGTATGCCGGTAAAGGCTGCGTTAGATATTGTGATTACAGAAGGTATAGATGCTGCAAGACCTATTGCTGTGATCCCTTTTGTTTGGCAAGGTACTGGCCCAATGCCATCTCAGATCTCTGATGTTGTGATGTCAGATTTAGCTCGAAGCGGAACCTTTAGCCCAGCTGATGAGCTGAGTTTACCACAGCGTGGTATTAGTACCTTGGCGCAATTTAATGCTTCCGCTTGGATGACCCAGCCTGCTGAAGCCGTAGTCATGGGGTCGATTAAGCCTTATGGCGGCGATAAGTATTTAGTGAGCTTTGAGTTAATCGATTTAGTTAAAGCGCAGCTTCAACCTGACTCGCAGTCGGCACAAGATTTGGTAATTGATAGCCGGGAAACGATTATTACCGCGGCGCAGTTCCGTCAATATGGTCACCGCATTAGTGACGTTGTTTACGAAAAGCTTACAGGTATTCGTGGGGCGTTCTTAACTCGTATCGCCTATGTCGTTGTTAACCATGGTGAGAAATCTCCTTATAAGTTGATGATTAGTGACTATGACGGTTATAACGAACAGATGTTACTGCGCTCTCCTGAACCATTGATGTCTCCTTCTTGGTCTCCGGATGGTCAGCGTCTTGCGTATGTCAGTTTTGAAAATCGTAAAGCGGAGATCTATGTACAAAACATCTATACTCAGCAACGGACTAATGTTACCAGCTTCGATGGTATTAATGGCGCGCCCGTTTTTTCTCCTGATGGTAAAAAACTAGCGGTTACACTTTCTAAAGATGGTCAGCCTGAGGTTTACGTGGTTGATATCGCGACAAAGGCTATCAAACGTGTCACTAACCATTATGCGATTGACACCGAGCCATCTTGGTTCCCTGATGGTAAGTCATTACTTATCACCTCTGAGCGCGGCGGTCGCCCTCAGCTATATCGTGTTTTCTTAGATTCAGGTAAGATTTCCCGTTTAACCTTCGAAGGTGAGTGGAATCTTGGCGGTTCTATTGCACCTGATGGGCGCAGCATTATTTTTGTAAATCGCACCAATGGTAAGTTTAATATTGCCCGCATGGATCTAGAGACTCGCTTTATGCAAGTGTTAACCAGCACGCGATTAGATGAATCTCCAAGCGTGGCGCCAAATGGCACCATGGTTATTTACGGAACAACATACCAAGGCAAGCAGGTGTTAGCTGCGGTTTCTATGGATGGACGTTTTAAAGCAAGATTGCCCGTTGGGCAGGGTGAAGTTAAATCACCATCTTGGTCACCATTTCTCTAA
- the pal gene encoding peptidoglycan-associated lipoprotein Pal, giving the protein MDLNKLFKAMLVVLPIMAISACSSTSESETDATSSTESSSSSEYANNGVETGGVAPVLTPEEQQRLKYQELRKEHIIYFDFDRSSVSQQFAEVLSAHGDYLVEHPNVRVMIEGHADERGTPEYNIALGERRAKAVAKYLQGMGVQPSQMSVVSYGEEKPMDFTRSDEGFAKNRRAVLVY; this is encoded by the coding sequence ATGGATCTGAATAAGCTATTTAAAGCCATGTTAGTCGTACTTCCTATTATGGCTATCAGTGCATGTAGCTCGACTTCTGAGTCTGAAACAGATGCAACGAGTTCAACTGAGTCATCTTCATCGAGTGAATATGCAAACAATGGTGTAGAAACTGGTGGCGTAGCACCTGTATTGACTCCTGAAGAGCAGCAACGCCTTAAGTACCAAGAGTTGAGAAAAGAACACATCATCTATTTTGATTTTGACCGTAGTTCAGTTTCTCAGCAGTTTGCTGAAGTTTTAAGTGCTCACGGTGATTACTTAGTTGAACACCCAAATGTTCGCGTGATGATTGAAGGACACGCTGATGAGCGCGGTACGCCAGAATATAACATTGCACTTGGTGAGCGCCGTGCTAAAGCCGTCGCTAAGTACTTACAAGGCATGGGTGTACAGCCTAGCCAGATGAGTGTTGTGAGTTATGGCGAAGAGAAACCAATGGATTTCACTCGTAGCGATGAAGGTTTTGCTAAAAACCGTCGTGCTGTACTTGTTTATTAA